The following are encoded in a window of Callithrix jacchus isolate 240 chromosome 9, calJac240_pri, whole genome shotgun sequence genomic DNA:
- the C1QL4 gene encoding complement C1q-like protein 4, with amino-acid sequence MVLLLLVAIPLLVHSSRGPAHYEMLGRCRMVCDPHGPRGQGPDGAPASVPPFPPGAKGEVGRRGKAGLRGPPGPPGPRGPPGEPGRPGPPGPPGPGPGGVAPPAGYVPRIAFYAGLRRPHEGYEVLRFDDVVTNVGNAYEAASGKFTCPMPGVYFFAYHVLMRGGDGTSMWADLMKNGQVRASAIAQDADQNYDYASNSVILHLDVGDEVFIKLDGGKVHGGNTNKYSTFSGFIIYPD; translated from the exons atggtgctgctgctgctggtggccaTCCCGCTGCTGGTGCACAGCTCCCGCGGGCCAGCGCACTACGAGATGCTGGGTCGCTGCCGCATGGTGTGTGACCCGCATGGGCCCAGAGGCCAGGGCCCCGACGGCGCGCCTGCTTCCGTGCCCCCCTTCCCGCCGGGCGCCAAGGGAGAGGTGGGCAGGCGCGGGAAAGCAGGCCTACGGGGGCCCCCGGGGCCGCCAGGTCCAAGAGGACCGCCGGGAGAGCCAGGCAGGCCAGGACCCCCGGGCCCTCCAGGCCCAGGTCCGGGCGGGGTGGCGCCCCCTGCCGGCTACGTGCCTCGCATTGCTTTCTACGCGGGCCTGCGGCGGCCCCACGAGGGGTACGAAGTGCTGCGCTTCGACGACGTGGTGACCAACGTGGGCAACGCCTACGAGGCAGCCAGCGGCAAGTTTACTTGCCCCATGCCAGGCGTCTACTTCTTCGCTTACCACGTGCTCATGCGCGGCGGCGACGGCACCAGCATGTGGGCAGACCTGATGAAGAACGGACAG GTCCGGGCCAGCGCCATTGCTCAGGACGCGGACCAGAACTATGACTACGCCAGCAACAGCGTCATTCTGCACCTGGACGTGGGCGACGAGGTCTTCATCAAGCTGGACGGCGGGAAGGTTCACGGCGGCAACACCAACAAGTACAGCACCTTCTCCGGCTTCATCATCTACCCTGACTGA